A part of Cottoperca gobio chromosome 4, fCotGob3.1, whole genome shotgun sequence genomic DNA contains:
- the jun gene encoding transcription factor Jun: MYTKMETTFYDDSLNAFSQQDNAGYGYSNPKALKHNMTLNLADPTGTLKPHLRAKANDILTSPDVGLLKLASPELERLIIQSSNGLITTTPTPTQFMCPKNVTDEQEGFAEGFVRALAELHHQHMPGTLNVSVTSAPQTSVNTALLPVSSVAGTTVYNNNAAMRSDSPVYEDLDSFNPAISTVSAPNYTTSAPVMSFSAAPPQLPIYGQSPSAQLARLTALKEEPQTVPEMPGDTPPLSPINMENQERIKAERKRMRNRIAASKCRKRKLERISRLEDKVKNLKSQNSELASTANMLREQVAQLKQKVMNHVNSGCQLMLTQQLQTF, from the coding sequence ATGTATACCAAGATGGAAACTACTTTCTATGACGACTCGCTCAACGCTTTCTCCCAGCAAGACAACGCCGGCTACGGATACAGCAATCCCAAAGCGctgaaacacaacatgacactGAATCTCGCCGATCCGACGGGCACTTTGAAACCTCACCTCCGCGCCAAAGCCAACGACATCCTCACCTCTCCTGATGTGGGCTTACTGAAGCTGGCCTCTCCGGAGCTGGAGCGGCTCATCATCCAGTCCAGCAATGGACTCATCACTACCACGCCGACTCCGACCCAGTTCATGTGTCCCAAGAATGTCACCGACGAGCAGGAGGGCTTCGCTGAGGGGTTTGTCCGAGCCCTGGCTGAGCTCCACCACCAGCACATGCCGGGCACACTTAATGTGAGTGTCACCTCAGCTCCTCAGACAAGTGTGAACACTGCCCTGCTGCCTGTGTCATCTGTTGCCGGTACCACCGTTTACAACAACAACGCAGCCATGCGCTCTGACTCGCCGGTTTATGAGGACTTGGACTCTTTCAATCCGGCCATCAGCACCGTCTCGGCACCGAATTACACCACCTCAGCCCCGGTTATGTCCTTCTCTGCTGCGCCTCCGCAGCTTCCCATCTACGGACAGTCACCCTCCGCTCAGCTCGCCCGGCTCACGGCGCTCAAAGAGGAGCCCCAAACCGTGCCTGAGATGCCGGGGGATACGCCTCCTCTCTCCCCAATCAACATGGAGAATCAGGAGCGCATCAAGGCCGAGCGAAAGCGGATGAGGAACCGCATCGCTGCCTCCAAGTGCCGGAAAAGGAAGCTGGAGCGGATCTCGAGGCTGGAGGATAAAGTGAAGAACCTCAAGTCCCAGAACTCGGAGCTGGCGTCCACCGCCAACATGTTGCGCGAGCAGGTGGCCCAGTTGAAACAGAAAGTGATGAACCACGTCAACAGCGGGTGCCAGCTTATGTTAACTCAGCAGCTCCAGACCTTCTGA